A window from Marinagarivorans cellulosilyticus encodes these proteins:
- a CDS encoding TRAP transporter substrate-binding protein — MQSTNKTLIYPSIIAVLMLVVVGLTGGLVFKGKQLPKHSETGHSSPSEQTVYEWSLMTTWPKNFPGLGAAPENFAKLLDKMSNGRLKVKVYGANQLVPAMGVFGAVSSGSAQMGHSAAYYWRGKIPATVFFTSVPFGMTAQELNGWLHYGGGLALWREIYAEHNLVPFAAGNTGVQMGGWFNKEINSLDDIQGLKMRIPGIGGDVFSRAGGTAVNIPGGELYTALQSGVIDATEWVGPYNDLAFGFHQIAKYYYYPGWHEPGPTLEIIVNKEAYQGLPGDLQSMIEAAARTVNQDMLDEYTARNNDALVELVNEHNVAVKPFPDDVLKSFAKMSEQLYGEYAANDPLFKRVYEHYSDYLYKVRGYHMLSEQAYLDAREAALPLSLQH; from the coding sequence ATGCAATCTACAAATAAAACGCTAATTTATCCTTCAATTATTGCTGTCTTAATGCTAGTGGTGGTCGGCTTGACGGGTGGTTTGGTTTTTAAGGGCAAGCAGCTGCCTAAGCATAGCGAGACCGGTCATTCATCCCCTAGTGAGCAAACTGTTTATGAGTGGTCATTGATGACGACTTGGCCTAAGAACTTTCCTGGTTTAGGCGCGGCGCCAGAAAACTTTGCCAAGTTGCTGGATAAAATGAGTAATGGCAGGCTAAAAGTCAAAGTTTATGGTGCCAACCAGTTAGTGCCTGCCATGGGGGTGTTTGGGGCGGTATCATCCGGAAGTGCGCAAATGGGGCACAGCGCGGCGTATTATTGGCGCGGTAAAATTCCGGCAACAGTGTTTTTTACATCAGTCCCCTTCGGCATGACGGCGCAAGAGTTAAACGGTTGGCTTCATTATGGTGGCGGTTTGGCCCTGTGGCGTGAAATCTATGCAGAGCACAATTTAGTCCCTTTTGCTGCGGGCAATACGGGTGTGCAAATGGGCGGCTGGTTTAACAAAGAAATCAATAGTCTTGATGATATTCAGGGCTTAAAAATGCGTATACCAGGAATAGGTGGCGACGTTTTCTCTCGCGCTGGCGGTACGGCTGTTAATATCCCTGGTGGTGAGCTTTATACCGCCTTACAGTCTGGTGTTATCGATGCTACAGAGTGGGTTGGGCCTTATAACGATCTAGCATTCGGTTTTCATCAAATTGCTAAATACTACTATTATCCTGGCTGGCATGAACCTGGCCCAACATTGGAAATTATCGTTAATAAAGAGGCTTACCAAGGCCTACCAGGTGATTTACAAAGCATGATAGAAGCCGCTGCGCGAACAGTGAATCAAGATATGCTAGATGAATATACCGCGCGTAACAATGATGCTTTGGTGGAGTTGGTCAATGAGCATAATGTTGCGGTAAAACCATTTCCAGATGATGTACTAAAGAGTTTTGCGAAAATGAGCGAGCAGCTTTATGGGGAATATGCCGCCAATGACCCGTTATTTAAAAGGGTTTATGAACACTACAGTGATTATCTTTATAAAGTGCGTGGCTATCATATGCTGAGTGAGCAAGCTTATTTGGATGCAAGGGAAGCCGCTTTGCCGCTTTCTTTGCAGCACTAA
- a CDS encoding DUF4197 domain-containing protein gives MVMKLRRGMVKSTFIVALAATGGCANLGQVADSGAQLSQALGYNPAQLSSAVKEALELSAVRATDALSESGGYANNTQFKIVMPEDIQNIANTLRSFGLGGYIDNVEALMNRGAEKAAAQAKPFLIDAIKSMDVTDAIGIVRGGDSAATQFFRSQTEDGIRKRYQEIAKEQLAQLGFYGDYKQLLNAYKLAPIPNKPDLDLESRVINLGLDALFTQIAEEEKKIRENPVEQGSVLLGSVFGR, from the coding sequence ATGGTGATGAAACTACGACGAGGCATGGTTAAATCGACGTTTATTGTTGCGCTGGCTGCAACAGGAGGCTGTGCTAACTTGGGGCAGGTCGCTGATTCTGGCGCGCAATTATCCCAAGCTTTGGGCTATAACCCTGCACAGCTATCGTCTGCTGTAAAAGAGGCGTTGGAATTGAGCGCCGTGCGCGCAACTGACGCTTTAAGTGAAAGTGGCGGTTACGCTAATAATACGCAGTTTAAAATAGTAATGCCGGAAGATATTCAAAATATAGCTAACACCCTGCGTAGCTTTGGTCTTGGTGGGTATATTGATAATGTTGAGGCTTTAATGAACCGTGGCGCTGAAAAAGCAGCCGCACAAGCTAAGCCTTTTTTAATTGATGCAATTAAAAGCATGGATGTCACCGATGCTATTGGGATTGTGCGCGGCGGCGATAGCGCAGCTACTCAGTTTTTTCGATCACAAACAGAAGATGGTATCCGCAAGCGTTACCAAGAAATCGCGAAAGAGCAGCTTGCGCAATTGGGCTTCTATGGTGATTATAAACAGCTATTAAACGCTTACAAACTGGCTCCTATCCCTAATAAACCAGACTTAGACTTGGAGTCTCGCGTTATCAATTTGGGCTTGGACGCATTATTCACCCAAATCGCGGAAGAAGAGAAAAAAATACGAGAAAACCCTGTAGAGCAGGGGAGTGTTTTGCTGGGTTCAGTGTTTGGGCGTTAA
- a CDS encoding glycosyltransferase family 2 protein, translating to MNHQYPLVSIAVTTYNGARYLRQQLDSLLAQDYPSLEIVVADDCSTDNTRAILVEYECHENFRWYKNAKNLGYIKNFEHVIKRCRGEYIALCDQDDEWYTDKITKTLAFLHEKDALLAYCDADLIAADNSKIGMNLLSHSPTGPIDGGEYEKFYLLNTVNGCTALFRRELFDQAAPFPIDVPHDWWLSYIAAFDGRLAHTADRLMGYRMHANNTIGISYRIKKRNLKQYLRRKLSRYSKRFIYDKTVRPVKWGQECLEHFERFKAFEEGRGKTTTILNVLTDWMNAKMSNDARVEEYRSFFFEHHQRLGIKMRSLLFMTIRKELIRAKIKLCYTLASPLLFVILLLCVIWTVL from the coding sequence ATGAATCATCAATATCCATTGGTTTCTATTGCTGTTACGACGTATAACGGCGCTAGGTATTTAAGGCAGCAACTCGATAGTCTGCTAGCGCAAGATTATCCAAGCTTAGAAATTGTGGTGGCCGATGATTGCTCCACCGATAATACTAGAGCTATTCTTGTAGAGTACGAATGCCATGAGAATTTTCGGTGGTATAAAAATGCAAAAAATCTGGGCTATATTAAAAACTTTGAGCATGTAATTAAACGGTGCCGAGGTGAATATATCGCTTTATGCGATCAGGATGATGAGTGGTATACCGATAAAATAACTAAAACCCTTGCATTTCTTCATGAAAAAGATGCGCTATTAGCATACTGCGATGCTGATTTAATAGCAGCGGATAATTCAAAGATAGGAATGAATCTTTTGAGTCATTCGCCAACAGGGCCTATAGATGGCGGTGAGTATGAAAAGTTTTACCTCCTTAATACGGTAAATGGGTGTACTGCATTGTTTCGTCGAGAGTTGTTTGATCAGGCAGCTCCGTTCCCTATTGATGTTCCGCATGATTGGTGGCTTTCTTATATTGCAGCATTTGATGGTCGGTTGGCTCATACTGCTGATCGTTTGATGGGGTATAGAATGCATGCCAATAACACGATTGGAATATCATACCGAATAAAGAAGCGTAACCTAAAACAGTATCTAAGGAGAAAGCTTAGCCGATATTCCAAGCGTTTTATTTATGATAAAACGGTTAGGCCAGTTAAGTGGGGGCAGGAGTGTCTTGAGCATTTTGAGCGCTTTAAAGCGTTTGAGGAGGGGCGAGGTAAAACGACAACGATATTAAATGTATTGACCGATTGGATGAATGCAAAAATGTCGAATGATGCTCGGGTCGAGGAGTATCGAAGTTTCTTTTTTGAGCATCACCAGCGCTTAGGCATTAAAATGCGCTCTTTATTATTCATGACAATCCGAAAGGAGTTAATAAGGGCAAAAATTAAGTTGTGTTATACCCTCGCATCGCCATTGCTTTTTGTTATTCTGCTTCTTTGTGTGATTTGGACTGTTTTATGA
- a CDS encoding class I SAM-dependent methyltransferase, with protein sequence MSSVISDEYLALQVEMHKNPNYGVASLGYAPIVADYFETNKLESVADYGAGKCNLRKGLIAAGVKNFDYFPYDPAFPDYGSFRSADLVCCIDVLEHIEDPCLDNVLTELANKMPRYGFLTVHTGPAQKVLADGRNAHLIQQPFEWWVRRMTPYFEFHHMQASEDSKGFWLLVTSKEASVESSPPLLSRCHYSSSLHNKKFSWFKRK encoded by the coding sequence ATGAGTAGTGTAATTAGTGATGAGTATTTGGCGCTTCAAGTTGAAATGCATAAGAACCCTAATTATGGCGTCGCTTCGCTTGGTTATGCGCCAATAGTTGCAGATTATTTCGAAACTAATAAGCTGGAGAGTGTTGCCGATTATGGTGCGGGGAAGTGTAATTTGCGTAAGGGGTTGATTGCTGCGGGGGTCAAGAACTTCGATTATTTTCCCTACGACCCAGCTTTTCCTGATTATGGTTCTTTTCGGTCGGCTGACTTGGTTTGCTGTATTGATGTACTTGAGCATATTGAAGACCCATGCTTGGATAATGTTCTTACAGAACTCGCGAATAAAATGCCAAGGTATGGGTTCCTAACTGTTCATACGGGGCCTGCGCAGAAAGTCTTAGCTGACGGTCGAAATGCACATTTAATTCAACAACCTTTTGAATGGTGGGTGCGGCGTATGACCCCCTATTTTGAATTTCATCACATGCAAGCCAGTGAAGACTCAAAAGGTTTTTGGTTGCTGGTGACGTCTAAAGAAGCGAGTGTCGAATCGAGCCCTCCATTGCTTTCGCGTTGTCATTACTCTTCGTCGTTGCACAACAAAAAGTTTTCATGGTTTAAGCGGAAATAA
- a CDS encoding glycosyltransferase yields MKTSSKNIAILIDSLAGGGAERVMLTLAQTFIRQGHECCILVLDDVREHDLPREIPIYAVPLRTGYEKLFPSKAIASLLATLSQSIGSFDLHISNLEKTNLAVAKLNLPRTLYVIHNSVKHTLKPRWWQPFKWWMTRQSIRSLTGKSVVAVSQGVKDGIVGSALLNPQKLTTIYNPLALSETSTLADALDDEIPQEPYLIHVGRVAKQKRHDVLFEALAKVKKPIKLVCLCRNVNKARKLAEKYGVEDRVILPGFKQNPYPWIKQAKALVLSSDFEGFAMVLVEALSLGVGVISSDCDYGPREILTGPLAKWLVETGDSSALAEKINNYVDEPPEYYHPEILSEVQNDKAASRYLELAERVFAPEGSTVQVADSRKPSRLVTP; encoded by the coding sequence ATGAAAACATCTTCTAAGAATATTGCAATCTTGATTGACAGTTTAGCCGGAGGGGGCGCCGAAAGGGTGATGCTCACCTTGGCGCAGACCTTTATTCGCCAAGGGCATGAATGCTGTATTCTTGTTTTGGATGATGTGCGTGAGCATGATTTACCGCGTGAGATCCCAATTTATGCCGTTCCGCTGCGTACTGGCTATGAAAAGCTTTTCCCCAGTAAAGCCATTGCTAGCTTGCTGGCAACACTAAGTCAATCTATTGGTTCCTTCGATTTACATATCTCAAACCTTGAAAAAACCAACTTAGCTGTTGCTAAGCTTAATTTGCCTCGTACCTTATATGTAATTCACAATTCGGTTAAGCATACGCTTAAGCCTCGGTGGTGGCAGCCGTTTAAGTGGTGGATGACTCGGCAGTCAATTCGGTCGCTAACCGGTAAAAGTGTTGTGGCTGTATCACAAGGTGTTAAGGACGGTATTGTCGGGTCAGCCCTACTTAACCCCCAAAAACTAACGACAATATACAACCCTCTAGCGTTAAGCGAGACGTCGACTTTAGCGGATGCGTTAGATGATGAAATTCCTCAAGAGCCTTACTTGATACACGTAGGACGCGTAGCGAAGCAAAAGCGTCACGATGTTTTATTTGAAGCGCTTGCTAAAGTCAAAAAGCCGATCAAACTGGTTTGTTTGTGCCGCAATGTCAACAAGGCCCGCAAACTTGCAGAAAAGTATGGTGTGGAAGACCGAGTTATATTGCCTGGTTTTAAGCAAAACCCTTACCCGTGGATAAAGCAGGCAAAGGCGTTGGTATTAAGTTCTGATTTTGAAGGCTTTGCGATGGTGCTTGTTGAAGCTCTTAGTTTGGGGGTTGGTGTTATTAGTTCAGATTGTGATTACGGTCCAAGAGAGATACTAACAGGCCCCTTAGCTAAATGGCTTGTTGAAACTGGTGATTCAAGTGCATTAGCTGAAAAAATAAACAATTATGTTGATGAACCTCCAGAGTATTATCATCCTGAGATACTAAGTGAGGTCCAAAATGACAAAGCCGCCAGCCGTTACTTAGAGTTAGCTGAAAGAGTCTTTGCGCCAGAAGGTAGTACGGTGCAAGTTGCGGATAGTCGGAAGCCCTCACGATTGGTGACGCCATAA
- a CDS encoding YchJ family protein: protein MTKNTLCHCCSRLEYENCCGPILAGKQKAETPEALMRSRYSAFKTQNIDYLLNTTHPNHRTSDDRAALDKTIASTLWLGLKVLHSEFNSGSGTVEFCAFYRDVLPAGKVSKAAVLQLHEVSRFIQVDERWLYSQGQHLPAIKLGRNDLCYCGSGEKLKKCCA from the coding sequence ATGACAAAAAACACCCTTTGCCACTGTTGTTCACGATTAGAATACGAAAATTGCTGCGGCCCTATTCTGGCTGGCAAGCAAAAAGCTGAAACGCCTGAGGCGTTAATGCGCTCGCGCTATAGCGCATTCAAAACTCAAAACATTGATTACCTACTGAATACCACACACCCCAACCATCGAACTAGCGACGACAGGGCAGCATTAGATAAAACGATTGCATCAACGCTCTGGCTAGGGCTAAAGGTTTTACACAGTGAATTCAACAGCGGTAGTGGTACAGTAGAATTTTGTGCCTTTTACAGAGATGTACTGCCTGCAGGAAAAGTAAGCAAAGCTGCTGTTTTACAACTACATGAAGTATCACGTTTTATTCAAGTGGATGAACGCTGGCTCTATAGCCAAGGGCAACATTTACCTGCCATTAAATTAGGGCGTAACGACCTATGCTATTGCGGAAGCGGGGAAAAGCTAAAAAAATGCTGCGCTTAG
- a CDS encoding DNA recombination protein RmuC, translated as MPAFLESTLQSPAFIPSVMLLLGILIGTIVHALWAIKRRQSDLQVLQGLETSAAQLNTENQLLNKQCEQQYTQITTLTTRLEQKSHQVVQLHTQQQERERAHQQQLLQFEKQQQALSTQFEHLAQKIFNANGAEFSKKQEQSVKLLLEPFQQQLGHFSQQVEQFQHTQVSSHASLNTELKHLKALNQEITQEAHSLSKALKGDKKLTGTWGEIQLERCLQVSGLTSGVHYQREANFVTTQGQNRRPDFIINLPDNKHIIVDSKMSLVAYDAAVSADTEQAQNTALGQHVKALRKHMDDLAHKDYSTLNGANSPHFVLMYLAIEPAFIEALKHDTTLYEYGAQKNIILVSNTTLMPVLKTISNLWLLERSHSQAFALAERAGDIYQQVSVIAQRLSKLGRSLQTVTNHYNDSITAIVGKQGLYGKVERFGELAKNSEALPDIEEIHQDIEAHKLLALTEEKL; from the coding sequence ATGCCAGCATTCTTAGAGTCCACCTTACAATCCCCCGCCTTTATTCCTAGCGTCATGCTACTGCTTGGCATACTTATAGGCACTATAGTTCATGCGTTATGGGCAATTAAACGCAGGCAATCCGACTTACAGGTTCTACAAGGCTTAGAAACAAGTGCCGCACAACTTAATACCGAAAACCAACTATTGAACAAACAGTGCGAACAGCAGTATACGCAAATCACCACATTAACGACTCGACTGGAACAAAAAAGCCATCAAGTCGTTCAGTTACACACCCAGCAACAAGAAAGAGAGCGCGCCCATCAACAGCAACTACTGCAATTTGAAAAACAACAACAAGCCCTAAGCACACAATTCGAACATTTAGCACAAAAAATATTTAATGCGAACGGCGCCGAGTTTTCAAAAAAACAAGAACAATCGGTAAAGCTACTATTAGAGCCTTTTCAACAGCAGCTCGGGCACTTTAGCCAACAAGTAGAGCAATTTCAGCATACCCAAGTATCCTCTCATGCCAGCTTAAATACAGAACTCAAACACCTAAAAGCCCTTAACCAAGAAATAACCCAAGAGGCACACAGCCTAAGCAAAGCCCTAAAAGGGGATAAAAAACTCACAGGCACATGGGGCGAAATACAGCTTGAACGCTGCCTGCAGGTTTCCGGTTTAACCAGCGGTGTGCATTATCAACGCGAAGCCAATTTTGTAACCACGCAAGGCCAGAATAGACGGCCAGACTTTATCATCAACCTACCCGACAATAAGCATATTATTGTCGATAGCAAAATGAGCTTAGTCGCATATGATGCTGCCGTATCAGCAGACACAGAACAAGCGCAAAACACCGCATTAGGGCAGCATGTAAAAGCATTACGCAAACACATGGATGACTTAGCCCACAAAGATTACAGCACATTAAACGGCGCAAATAGCCCGCACTTTGTCTTGATGTACCTTGCAATCGAACCCGCCTTTATAGAAGCGCTAAAACACGACACTACACTCTATGAGTATGGCGCACAGAAAAATATTATTTTAGTTAGCAATACAACACTCATGCCCGTACTCAAAACAATATCGAACCTTTGGTTATTGGAAAGAAGCCACTCCCAAGCCTTTGCCTTAGCCGAGCGCGCCGGTGACATTTACCAACAAGTGTCGGTTATCGCACAACGCCTCAGTAAACTTGGGCGAAGCTTACAAACAGTGACCAACCACTATAATGACTCTATAACTGCTATTGTGGGTAAGCAGGGCTTATATGGAAAGGTAGAACGCTTTGGTGAGCTCGCCAAAAATAGTGAGGCGCTACCCGATATAGAAGAGATTCATCAAGATATAGAAGCCCACAAATTATTAGCTCTGACTGAAGAGAAATTGTAA
- a CDS encoding YceH family protein translates to MQELSLIETRVVGCLIEKAITTPDQYPLSLNSLTNACNQKSNRDPVVEFEEVDVQEALDSLIAQNLASEVRSGARVAKYQHRFGTSEFAEVRYNDKEIAVLCLLFLRGAQTPGELRTRSARLCSFKDVSDVELVLTKLSDHAGGPFVQKLPREPGKRENRWAHLFSAELNVDARAGSDEVALPNTTLSARVESLEGELAELKAAFLDLKAQFDDLMA, encoded by the coding sequence ATGCAAGAGCTCAGTTTGATCGAAACCCGCGTTGTTGGTTGTTTAATTGAAAAAGCCATTACAACACCGGATCAGTATCCGTTGTCTTTAAATAGTTTAACTAATGCTTGTAATCAAAAAAGTAATCGAGACCCTGTTGTTGAGTTTGAAGAGGTTGATGTGCAAGAGGCTCTGGATAGCCTGATTGCTCAGAACTTGGCTTCTGAGGTTCGTTCCGGCGCGCGTGTTGCCAAGTATCAACATCGCTTTGGTACTAGTGAATTTGCAGAGGTGCGTTATAACGATAAAGAAATTGCTGTGTTGTGTTTGCTTTTTTTGCGTGGCGCGCAAACTCCTGGGGAGCTACGAACTCGCTCTGCACGATTATGCTCCTTTAAAGATGTTAGTGATGTGGAGTTGGTATTAACAAAGCTGTCTGATCATGCTGGAGGTCCATTTGTTCAAAAGTTACCTCGTGAACCAGGGAAGCGTGAGAACCGCTGGGCCCATTTGTTTAGTGCTGAGCTAAATGTTGATGCTCGAGCAGGCTCTGATGAGGTTGCACTGCCTAATACGACACTATCAGCTAGGGTCGAGTCGTTGGAAGGTGAGCTTGCGGAGCTAAAGGCTGCATTTTTAGATCTTAAGGCTCAATTTGACGATTTAATGGCTTAA
- a CDS encoding 3-deoxy-D-manno-octulosonic acid kinase, with protein MPSIAKLSRNLHLLDCTNGAVDITQDWFSPRYWQQQKAITGQSSGRSTTYFIQNNSDHYVLRHYYRGGMVRHIMRDTYAFSGLKNTRVYAELEILQKLNNWGLPAPTPIAGLIARKGLWYRADILMKQIPNARDLFQHLQKHRLSAQEWRNVGMTIGYFHQHGVYHADLNCHNIMRDKQGKIWLIDFDRAKLQTDAQNKTSWTAQNLGRLFRSLNKELGRCSQFAFEQQDWEQLLIGYDSIK; from the coding sequence GTGCCTAGTATTGCCAAACTCTCACGAAACCTTCACCTGCTGGACTGCACCAATGGCGCAGTAGATATAACTCAAGATTGGTTTTCGCCCCGTTACTGGCAACAGCAAAAAGCCATTACCGGCCAAAGCTCCGGCCGTAGCACGACCTACTTCATCCAGAACAACAGTGATCATTACGTGCTACGGCATTATTATCGCGGTGGCATGGTACGCCATATCATGCGCGACACTTACGCTTTTAGCGGCCTCAAAAACACTCGGGTTTATGCTGAATTGGAAATTCTTCAGAAACTTAACAATTGGGGGTTGCCCGCGCCGACGCCCATTGCTGGGCTAATTGCCAGAAAAGGTCTCTGGTATCGCGCCGATATCCTTATGAAGCAAATCCCCAACGCCAGAGACTTATTCCAACACTTGCAAAAGCACCGCTTGAGCGCACAAGAATGGCGCAATGTGGGTATGACTATTGGCTATTTTCACCAACACGGGGTTTATCACGCCGATTTAAACTGTCATAACATCATGCGCGACAAGCAAGGAAAGATTTGGCTTATTGATTTTGACCGCGCCAAGTTACAAACAGATGCACAAAATAAAACAAGCTGGACAGCTCAAAACCTCGGGCGCCTTTTTCGCTCACTCAATAAAGAGCTTGGGCGCTGCTCCCAGTTTGCTTTTGAACAACAAGATTGGGAGCAATTACTCATAGGGTATGACAGCATAAAATAG
- a CDS encoding phosphate-starvation-inducible PsiE family protein — protein sequence MKNLEDSDPLISRLYQVVRICVKGLAILMVFVIIMGVVDVGWTLYQRLVTPPFLILTISDMLATFGAFMAVLIAIEILINITIYLRDDAIHVKIVLATALMAIARKVIILDINTVEPQYIYAIAAVTLAMSIGYWLIHKLPRENHVD from the coding sequence ATGAAAAACCTTGAAGACTCTGACCCGTTAATATCTCGCCTTTATCAAGTTGTGCGAATTTGTGTTAAAGGCTTAGCTATATTAATGGTGTTTGTGATTATCATGGGCGTCGTCGATGTCGGCTGGACACTCTACCAGCGCCTAGTTACACCCCCATTCTTGATACTCACAATATCCGATATGTTAGCTACTTTTGGCGCCTTTATGGCCGTGCTTATTGCGATAGAAATCTTAATCAACATCACAATTTACCTACGTGACGACGCTATACACGTCAAGATCGTATTGGCTACCGCTTTAATGGCTATAGCGCGAAAAGTGATTATCTTAGATATTAATACCGTAGAGCCCCAATACATTTATGCCATAGCAGCAGTCACCTTAGCGATGAGCATTGGCTATTGGCTAATTCATAAACTGCCCCGCGAAAACCATGTGGATTGA